The stretch of DNA ATATTCGTATATAATGGGATGACTAATTGATGAATCACTAACTTGATTAAGGGGGGCAATTCGATGACAAAATCCGAGACGAGATCGGTTAATCGCAAATCAGACATCATTTCAGCGGCGATCGAGGTATTCGCGGAGACAGGGTACTTTCGGGCAACGACGGCACAAGTCGCGGAACGAGCCAAAATATCGCAGCCATATATCTTTCGTTTTTTCTCGACTAAAGAAGCTTTGCTGTTGACAGCGCTGGAGGTATCCTGGACGCGAGTAATCGATTCCTTCCGCAAGGTCGTGGAGTCCGCCTCGCCGGAACAACTGGAGATGGAGCTAATCCGGGCCTATGAGGTTATTTTGGACTCCTATCGGAATGAAGTGCTGCTTCAGATGCAGGCTCAGACGATCCAGGAAGAAGCGATCCGGGAAGCGATGCGAGGTGGATTCGGGGAAGTCCGACGAATGGTTCTGGACGCCTTCCACGCAGCCGGCATTCCCAATGCCGAGGAACGAACGATGCTATTCCTGGCCCGTGGAATGCTATGCAACATTTCGGCAGCGCTGGCTATGCCCGAGTTGATGGAAATATGAGGAGTTCAAGAGCTTTTTAAAAGTGGTGATTGACTAATCAATCACTACATGATACATTGACTTTAAGTTAGTGATTGATCAATCACAATATTAGGATGAGGTGATTCTATTGGA from Paenibacillus sophorae encodes:
- a CDS encoding TetR/AcrR family transcriptional regulator translates to MTKSETRSVNRKSDIISAAIEVFAETGYFRATTAQVAERAKISQPYIFRFFSTKEALLLTALEVSWTRVIDSFRKVVESASPEQLEMELIRAYEVILDSYRNEVLLQMQAQTIQEEAIREAMRGGFGEVRRMVLDAFHAAGIPNAEERTMLFLARGMLCNISAALAMPELMEI